CCCAGACCACCTTCGGTATCTCGCGCGATGACGCCGCGCAGTTCCTCAACACCTATATCCAGAAAGGCATCGTCTTGAAGGATCCCTTCGTCTCGCTCGATTTCGATGGTGTGGGCGAGCTTATCCAGATCGCTGCGGAGCGTGGACGGCGCACGAAGAACGGCCTGAAGCTTGGCATCTGCGGCGAACACGGCGGCGACCCGGCGTCCATCCGCTTCTGCGAGGAAACCGGCCTTGACTACGTCTCCTGCTCGCCCTTCCGCGTGCCGATCGCAAGGCTTGCGGCGGCGCAGGCGGCGATCAATGGCCGGGGGTAAAGCGGGGTTAAAAATTGACTGTGCCGATTCCATATTTATCGAATACAACTACATTGTTTCTCCTGAGAGGAAGTTGTCGATGAAGCATGTTTCGATCATCGTGCGCGCTGCATGGGATGCTGAAGCGAGCGTATGGGTTGCGACCAGTGCTGATATCGACGGACTCGCTGTCGAGGCCGATACCATCGAGGCCCTGGAGCCAAAAGTGGTTTCCGCGATATCCGATCTCCTAGAAATGAATGAGGTTTCCTCGGATTTGCGGAAGATTCCCGTTCACATCCTGTCGGAGCAATTCGCCCGGGTTCCGAACCCCTATTTCCGGTAGTTCGATGGCGAATTATCTGCGGGAGTTGAAAGCACTTTTGATCAAGGCCGGCTGTACTTTCGTTCGTCAGGAAAGGGCGATCACGAGATTTGGTACAGCCCGCTTTCCGGCCGGCACTTCACCAGCGATCACGGAATGAAATTGCGTCACACGGCCAACGAAACGCTAAAGCAGGCAGGCCTTCCTAAAGCGTTTTAGAGTTTGTCAGGGAAAAGTGGAAACCGGTTTTCCCGAAAAGACAAACGAAAACAAAATAATCTAAAGCATGTCGCGCAAAAGTGTGCAGCGGTTTTGCGATAACGACATGCGCAAAAACAAAGAGCTAAAGCGTGGGAAGCGAATCTGAAAGATCGCGACACGCTTTAGAGGATGTCGCGCAAAAGTGTGTAGCGGTTTTGTGATAGCGACATGCGCAAAAACAAAGAGCTAAAGCGGGGGAAGCGAATCTGAAAGATCGCGATGCTCTTCATCATCTTGGTCCAAGTTGCTAAGGCTGCCTCATAGGTCCCTCACCGATAAACGACGATCGGCCGATCCCAATCCCAGGCGCCACCATTGTAGCCGTAGCGGAAGGCGCGGCGTTCGGCGTGACGATCAAGGTCGATGCGTTGCAGGCAGGTGGCCATCGCGTCGGTGCCGCGGCGGAAGCCATAGGACATGCAGGTCTTTTCGTCCGCTGCCCGTCTCTCTTCCGGTGTCATGGTCTGGCAACCTGCGAGAAGGGCAGCAGAGACCGCAATGAAAACGATGGAACGTGCGCGCATGGAGCGACCTCGAACAGACTGTTTGCCCAAAGCGTCACAAGATTAGTTGATACAAACAGTCATGTTTGAGCCTAGCGCCGAAACGATTGTCTTTCAAGGAGTTGCCTATGCATCAAATGCGACGCAGTACATCGAC
This genomic stretch from Pararhizobium capsulatum DSM 1112 harbors:
- a CDS encoding DUF1902 domain-containing protein; translation: MAGGKAGLKIDCADSIFIEYNYIVSPERKLSMKHVSIIVRAAWDAEASVWVATSADIDGLAVEADTIEALEPKVVSAISDLLEMNEVSSDLRKIPVHILSEQFARVPNPYFR